A single Anatilimnocola floriformis DNA region contains:
- a CDS encoding SOS response-associated peptidase: protein MQISTYVCVSELSPGQFVLAVRGADQREIVQLKWGLIPSWSKDAKIAFSCLNARADTVKTKPAFRSAYKSRRCLVPADGYYEWLREGKEKLPYLYEFGGGKLFSLAGLWETWKDPAVAGAEPVQTFTLITTEANSLAAEIHDRMPVIVHPEDRQAWLAGDEIPLVPYETAGMSARRVSKVVNNSRNEGAECVAAP, encoded by the coding sequence ATGCAGATTTCGACCTATGTTTGCGTGAGCGAGTTATCACCAGGCCAGTTCGTGCTCGCCGTGCGCGGAGCCGACCAACGAGAGATCGTGCAACTGAAATGGGGACTGATCCCAAGCTGGTCGAAGGACGCCAAGATCGCGTTCTCTTGCCTCAACGCACGAGCCGACACCGTGAAGACGAAGCCGGCGTTTCGCTCGGCGTACAAATCGCGTCGCTGCCTGGTGCCGGCCGACGGATACTACGAATGGTTGCGCGAGGGGAAGGAGAAGCTGCCTTACCTCTATGAGTTCGGCGGCGGCAAGTTGTTCTCGCTTGCTGGGCTGTGGGAAACGTGGAAGGATCCAGCAGTCGCCGGTGCCGAGCCAGTGCAAACCTTCACTCTGATCACTACCGAAGCTAATTCCCTCGCCGCCGAGATACACGACCGCATGCCAGTCATTGTTCATCCTGAGGATCGGCAGGCCTGGCTCGCTGGTGACGAGATCCCACTCGTGCCTTACGAGACCGCGGGCATGTCCGCTCGCCGCGTTAGCAAGGTGGTCAACAACTCTCGCAACGAAGGAGCGGAGTGCGTTGCCGCGCCGTAA
- a CDS encoding HTH domain-containing protein → MSQKTSTKKPAKATKKSVKSKAGAKIKPAATPTTKPGECPKGGSHEWTEEGNETYCSKCKEPKPKRGKAKAAKPAGETKMSALDAAAEVLGSSSEPLNTKAMIEAMAAKGLWTSPGGKTPHATLYSAIIREISVKGKESRFKKTDRGNFAFNG, encoded by the coding sequence ATGTCCCAGAAAACCAGCACGAAGAAACCCGCCAAGGCCACGAAGAAGTCAGTAAAGTCGAAGGCCGGCGCGAAGATCAAGCCAGCTGCGACGCCTACGACGAAGCCCGGTGAATGCCCGAAGGGCGGCTCGCACGAATGGACGGAAGAAGGGAACGAGACCTATTGCTCGAAGTGCAAAGAGCCGAAACCGAAGCGTGGTAAGGCCAAGGCAGCGAAGCCGGCCGGGGAAACGAAGATGTCCGCCCTCGACGCCGCCGCCGAAGTTCTAGGGTCCAGTTCCGAGCCGTTGAACACGAAGGCGATGATCGAAGCCATGGCGGCGAAGGGACTCTGGACGAGCCCCGGCGGCAAGACACCCCACGCCACGCTTTACAGCGCGATCATCCGCGAGATTTCGGTGAAGGGGAAAGAATCCCGGTTCAAGAAGACGGATCGGGGCAACTTCGCCTTCAACGGATAG
- a CDS encoding response regulator, with amino-acid sequence MKSFVHPWQSCFRKPVTEAPDGRAALAHVLAETPDLIITDVQMPEMDGPSLLEVIRSYLRLFSIPVVVLTGIEEGALIERARAQKVNSFMVKGRATIDDILEAVKQALITLPN; translated from the coding sequence CTGAAGAGTTTCGTACACCCCTGGCAAAGCTGCTTTCGAAAGCCGGTCACCGAGGCTCCCGACGGTCGCGCAGCACTTGCGCACGTTCTTGCCGAAACCCCCGACCTAATCATCACCGACGTGCAGATGCCAGAAATGGACGGGCCATCGCTTTTGGAAGTGATCCGGTCGTATCTTCGGCTCTTCTCAATTCCAGTCGTAGTGTTGACCGGCATCGAGGAAGGCGCTCTGATTGAACGTGCAAGAGCGCAGAAGGTGAACTCTTTCATGGTCAAAGGCAGGGCGACGATAGATGACATCTTAGAAGCCGTGAAGCAAGCGCTGATAACGCTTCCAAATTAG
- a CDS encoding carbonic anhydrase: MSLESESCTNYRSADSNIFTAPTQSSPDSPLDALERIYEGNRRFAAQKSLAVNRDLLRVQEVAPRQTPFAAFLGCADSRVPIEIIFDQGFGDLFVTRIAGNVASSEIIGSLEFATHILGCQVLYVLGHTSCGAVAATIQGEEVPGQISGLFQHIRPAVKVAKSNLAKAIEENVRNQAILIAESSPVIRRLVRSGNLHVAGGVYDLASGIVKPVHIEM; this comes from the coding sequence ATGTCTTTAGAATCTGAATCGTGCACGAACTACCGAAGTGCCGATTCCAATATTTTCACTGCGCCGACTCAATCGAGTCCGGATTCGCCACTTGATGCGCTCGAACGAATCTATGAAGGCAACCGACGATTCGCTGCCCAGAAGTCACTCGCAGTGAATCGCGACCTGTTGCGAGTACAGGAAGTGGCTCCACGGCAAACGCCGTTCGCTGCATTCTTGGGTTGCGCTGACTCGCGTGTGCCAATCGAGATCATTTTTGATCAAGGCTTCGGTGACTTGTTCGTCACTCGCATCGCGGGAAATGTCGCCAGCAGCGAAATCATAGGGAGCCTGGAATTCGCCACGCATATTCTCGGGTGTCAGGTACTGTACGTGCTCGGGCATACGAGCTGTGGGGCTGTGGCGGCCACCATTCAAGGAGAAGAGGTCCCGGGGCAAATAAGTGGCCTGTTTCAGCACATCCGGCCTGCGGTGAAGGTTGCTAAAAGCAACTTGGCGAAGGCCATCGAAGAGAATGTGCGCAATCAAGCGATACTGATTGCCGAGTCTTCCCCGGTAATCAGGCGGCTCGTGCGCAGCGGAAACTTGCATGTTGCTGGCGGGGTCTACGACTTGGCAAGCGGAATTGTGAAGCCAGTGCACATCGAGATGTAA